The Cupriavidus sp. EM10 genome includes a region encoding these proteins:
- the kbl gene encoding glycine C-acetyltransferase, producing MSSAEAFYASIRAEVDAIREAGLYKRERIIATPQGATIRTADGREVINLCANNYLGLSSHPKVMEAAHEALRTHGYGLSSVRFICGTQDLHKELEGRLARFLGTEDTILYGSAFDANGGLFETLLGPEDAVISDELNHASIIDGIRLSKARRYRYKHNDLGDLRAQLKQADADGARFKLVFSDGVFSMDGTVARLDEIRKICDEHGALLGIDECHATGFMGQRGRGTHEARGVFGKIDIITGTLGKALGGASGGFTSGRKEVVELLRQRSRPYLFSNTVAPAIVGGSIAVLDLLEASTELRDKLEQNTNFFREGIVKLGYDIKPGDHPIVPIMVYDAERAQKLADRLLELGVYVVGFFYPVVPRGQARIRVQMSAIHDESTLRPALDAFAQAGRELGLIP from the coding sequence ATGTCGAGTGCCGAGGCTTTTTATGCATCGATCCGCGCGGAAGTCGATGCGATCCGCGAAGCGGGGCTGTACAAGCGCGAGCGCATCATCGCCACGCCGCAGGGCGCCACCATCCGCACGGCGGACGGGCGCGAGGTCATCAACCTGTGCGCCAACAACTATCTGGGCCTCTCGTCGCATCCCAAGGTGATGGAAGCCGCTCACGAGGCGCTGCGCACGCACGGCTATGGCCTGTCGTCGGTGCGCTTCATCTGCGGCACGCAGGACCTGCACAAGGAACTGGAAGGCCGGCTGGCCCGCTTCCTGGGCACCGAGGACACCATCCTCTACGGCTCGGCGTTCGACGCCAACGGCGGGCTCTTCGAGACGCTGCTGGGCCCCGAAGACGCCGTGATCAGCGACGAGCTGAACCATGCGTCGATCATCGACGGCATCCGCCTTTCCAAGGCGCGCCGCTACCGCTACAAGCACAACGACCTGGGCGACCTGCGCGCCCAGCTGAAACAGGCCGATGCCGATGGCGCGCGCTTCAAGCTGGTGTTCAGCGACGGCGTGTTTTCGATGGATGGCACGGTGGCGCGCCTGGACGAGATCCGCAAGATCTGCGACGAGCATGGCGCGCTGCTGGGCATCGACGAATGCCATGCCACGGGTTTCATGGGCCAGCGCGGCCGCGGCACGCACGAGGCGCGCGGCGTGTTCGGCAAGATCGACATCATCACCGGCACGCTGGGCAAGGCGCTGGGCGGGGCATCGGGCGGCTTTACCTCGGGCCGCAAGGAAGTGGTGGAACTGCTGCGCCAGCGGTCCCGTCCGTACCTGTTCTCGAATACCGTGGCGCCCGCCATCGTGGGCGGAAGCATCGCCGTGCTGGACCTGCTCGAAGCCAGCACCGAACTGCGCGACAAGCTGGAACAGAACACGAACTTCTTCCGCGAGGGCATCGTGAAGCTGGGCTACGACATCAAGCCTGGCGACCATCCGATCGTGCCAATCATGGTGTACGACGCCGAGCGCGCCCAGAAACTGGCCGACAGGCTGCTGGAACTGGGCGTCTACGTGGTTGGCTTCTTTTATCCGGTGGTGCCCAGGGGCCAGGCGCGTATCCGCGTGCAGATGAGCGCGATCCACGATGAAAGCACGTTGCGTCCGGCACTGGACGCATTCGCCCAGGCCGGGCGCGAGCTGGGACTGATTCCATGA
- a CDS encoding NAD-dependent epimerase/dehydratase family protein, with product MTDAVNNVAPKILIIGANGQLGSELALALAERHGREQVVTSDVVPTGRHVHIAHEMLNVTDRGELTTVIERHGITQIYLLAAALSATGEKAPQWAWNLNMTGLLNVLEAARHHGIQRVFWPSSIAAFGPTTPRVDTPQKTVMEPTTVYGISKQAGEGWCRWYFENHGVDVRSVRYPGLISHKTPPGGGTTDYAVDIFHYAVRGEPYTCFLNADERLPMMYMPDAIRATLELMEAPRDAVRERGSYNLAGMSFTPAEIAEAIRKREPGFDIRYEADYRQAIAQGWPDSIDDRAARQDWGWQPRFGLQEMVDDMLENLRAATAVEVS from the coding sequence ATGACTGATGCGGTAAACAATGTGGCGCCGAAGATCCTGATCATCGGCGCCAACGGGCAACTGGGGTCGGAACTGGCGCTGGCGCTGGCCGAGCGCCATGGTCGCGAACAGGTGGTGACGTCCGACGTGGTGCCGACCGGGCGCCACGTTCATATCGCCCATGAAATGCTCAATGTCACCGACCGGGGCGAACTGACCACGGTGATCGAACGCCATGGCATCACGCAGATCTACCTGCTGGCGGCGGCGCTGTCCGCCACCGGCGAGAAGGCGCCGCAATGGGCCTGGAACCTGAACATGACCGGGCTGCTGAACGTGCTGGAAGCGGCGCGTCATCATGGCATCCAGCGCGTATTCTGGCCCAGTTCGATTGCCGCGTTCGGCCCCACCACGCCGCGCGTGGACACGCCGCAGAAGACCGTCATGGAGCCCACCACGGTCTATGGCATATCCAAGCAGGCGGGCGAGGGCTGGTGCCGGTGGTATTTCGAGAACCACGGCGTGGACGTGCGCAGCGTGCGCTATCCGGGCCTGATTTCGCACAAGACGCCGCCCGGCGGCGGTACCACGGACTACGCGGTCGACATCTTCCACTATGCAGTGCGCGGCGAGCCCTACACGTGCTTCCTGAATGCCGACGAGCGCCTGCCGATGATGTACATGCCCGACGCCATCCGCGCCACGCTGGAGTTGATGGAAGCCCCGCGCGATGCGGTGCGCGAGCGCGGCAGCTACAACCTGGCCGGCATGAGCTTCACGCCGGCCGAGATTGCCGAGGCCATCCGCAAGCGCGAGCCGGGTTTCGATATCCGCTACGAGGCCGACTACCGGCAAGCCATCGCCCAGGGCTGGCCCGATTCGATCGACGACCGCGCCGCGCGGCAGGACTGGGGCTGGCAGCCGCGATTTGGCCTGCAGGAGATGGTGGACGACATGCTGGAAAACCTGCGCGCCGCCACAGCCGTCGAGGTGTCGTAG
- a CDS encoding MarR family winged helix-turn-helix transcriptional regulator: MPQIDALRFAFTGQLMLSGRQWRQISQAAVTAHGISAAAAAPLLFIRRLGGGVRQVTLADYVGVEGATLVRLVDQLCAADLVRREVDPSDRRANVLSLTEAGERMAERIEVELKQLRAEVFADVSEADMAAALRVLDALSRAAAAASASGKQES, encoded by the coding sequence ATGCCACAGATCGATGCCCTCCGATTCGCCTTTACCGGACAGCTGATGCTGTCGGGTCGTCAATGGCGACAGATCAGCCAGGCCGCTGTTACCGCCCACGGCATTTCCGCCGCGGCTGCCGCGCCCTTGCTGTTTATACGTCGCCTTGGCGGCGGCGTCCGCCAGGTCACGCTGGCCGACTACGTGGGCGTCGAAGGCGCCACGCTGGTGCGGCTGGTCGACCAGCTTTGCGCGGCCGATCTGGTGCGCCGCGAGGTGGACCCCAGCGACCGCCGCGCCAATGTGCTGTCGCTGACCGAGGCCGGCGAGCGCATGGCCGAACGCATCGAGGTGGAACTCAAGCAACTGCGCGCGGAAGTCTTCGCGGACGTCAGCGAGGCCGACATGGCCGCGGCACTGCGGGTGCTGGACGCGCTGTCGCGCGCTGCGGCGGCCGCTTCGGCATCGGGCAAGCAGGAGTCCTGA
- a CDS encoding FUSC family protein gives MMSWPSARDWVFSFKAFIAAMLALYIAMYLGLPRPYWAMGSVYIVAHPLTGATRSKALYRVLGTLLGAAASIAMVPPLVNSPPLLMGAVAIWVACLLYVALMHRTPRSYLFMLAAYTLPLIALPSVDNPVGVFDLAVARSEEICLGILCAAVVGAVVLPTSVANVLRDKSRQWMADATLWASDMLSPAPGASVSRHHSRHRLAADILALDQLISQLSYDAESATRVRAARELRGRMTMLLPVMASLATIVESLQAAGGLPAPLAAQMQAVKDWIQGGAAADARPVLAATPVQAGWDAALVTAAEDRLQQMLALWHDCVTLCRRLGEKHIEGPWVPEFLRWDVGRARHYDHGMLLFSVVTVAMAIYAMGMVWIHTGWADGAGAVALGAISCCFFAALDEPAPMIRSFFNWNVVCLLISLVMLFAVLPVAHDFEMLVLMFAVPYLIIGLLVAQPRLAMIGMPLAVVTANDIGIQGAYSANFQSFFNSNVAGIAGIAFALVWTLVVRPFGTRAATRRLVRAGWSDIADNALGKHPDSHTVLRARMLDRLAQLVPRLAASDSEVSTDGFSEVRVELTALALQREMAGMPADEQHAVRRVLRSISTYYKARLDGSADAPPAALRTRLANAQDKVRSRVALAALVDMQVALFPPALPAIVSGKA, from the coding sequence ATGATGAGTTGGCCGTCCGCCAGGGACTGGGTGTTTTCCTTCAAGGCTTTCATCGCCGCGATGCTGGCGCTGTATATCGCGATGTACCTGGGCCTGCCCCGTCCTTACTGGGCGATGGGCTCCGTCTATATCGTGGCGCACCCGCTCACGGGCGCCACGCGATCCAAGGCGCTGTACCGCGTGCTGGGCACGCTGCTCGGCGCCGCGGCCAGCATCGCCATGGTGCCGCCGCTGGTGAATTCCCCGCCATTGCTGATGGGCGCCGTCGCCATCTGGGTGGCTTGCCTGCTCTATGTGGCGCTGATGCACCGCACGCCGCGCAGCTATCTGTTCATGCTGGCGGCCTACACGTTGCCGCTGATCGCGCTGCCTTCCGTCGACAATCCGGTCGGCGTCTTCGATCTTGCCGTGGCCCGTTCGGAGGAAATTTGCCTGGGCATCCTGTGCGCGGCCGTGGTCGGCGCCGTCGTCTTGCCGACCAGCGTGGCCAACGTGCTGCGCGACAAGTCGCGCCAGTGGATGGCCGATGCCACGTTGTGGGCGTCCGACATGCTTTCGCCGGCGCCCGGTGCCTCCGTATCGCGCCACCACAGCCGCCATCGCCTGGCTGCCGATATCCTGGCGCTCGACCAGCTCATCAGCCAGTTGAGCTACGACGCCGAAAGCGCCACTCGGGTGCGCGCCGCGCGCGAGCTGCGCGGCCGAATGACCATGCTGCTGCCGGTGATGGCGTCGCTGGCGACCATCGTCGAATCGCTGCAGGCGGCGGGAGGCTTGCCCGCGCCGCTGGCCGCGCAGATGCAGGCGGTCAAGGACTGGATCCAGGGTGGCGCCGCCGCCGACGCGCGGCCCGTATTGGCCGCCACGCCGGTGCAGGCGGGCTGGGATGCAGCGCTGGTCACGGCGGCCGAAGACCGGCTCCAGCAGATGCTGGCGCTCTGGCATGACTGCGTGACCTTGTGCCGCCGCCTTGGCGAGAAGCACATCGAAGGCCCGTGGGTACCCGAATTCCTGCGCTGGGACGTGGGCCGTGCCCGCCACTACGACCACGGCATGCTGCTGTTCTCGGTGGTGACGGTGGCCATGGCGATCTACGCGATGGGCATGGTCTGGATCCACACCGGCTGGGCCGATGGGGCAGGGGCCGTGGCGCTGGGCGCGATCTCGTGCTGCTTCTTCGCCGCGCTGGACGAACCCGCGCCCATGATCCGCTCGTTCTTCAACTGGAACGTGGTCTGCCTGCTGATCTCGCTGGTGATGCTGTTCGCGGTGCTGCCCGTTGCGCACGATTTCGAGATGCTGGTGCTGATGTTTGCCGTGCCGTACCTGATCATCGGCCTGCTGGTGGCGCAGCCGCGCCTGGCGATGATCGGCATGCCGCTGGCAGTGGTCACGGCCAACGACATCGGCATCCAGGGTGCGTACAGCGCCAACTTCCAGTCGTTCTTCAACAGCAACGTGGCCGGCATCGCAGGCATCGCGTTCGCGCTGGTGTGGACGCTGGTGGTGCGGCCGTTCGGCACGCGGGCCGCCACGCGCCGGCTGGTGCGGGCCGGCTGGAGCGACATTGCCGACAACGCGCTGGGCAAGCACCCCGATTCGCATACGGTGCTGCGCGCCCGGATGCTCGACCGCCTGGCCCAGCTGGTACCCCGGCTGGCTGCCAGCGACAGCGAGGTGTCGACCGATGGCTTCAGCGAAGTGCGCGTGGAACTGACCGCGCTGGCCCTGCAGCGCGAGATGGCCGGTATGCCGGCCGACGAACAACATGCCGTGCGGCGCGTGCTGCGCAGCATCTCCACCTACTACAAGGCGCGCCTCGACGGGTCCGCCGACGCGCCGCCGGCCGCGCTGCGCACGCGCCTGGCCAATGCCCAGGACAAGGTGCGCTCGCGCGTGGCGCTGGCCGCGCTGGTCGACATGCAGGTGGCCCTGTTTCCGCCGGCGCTGCCGGCAATCGTTTCCGGAAAAGCATGA
- a CDS encoding efflux transporter outer membrane subunit: protein MKRFARATLAAMLPLALAACMTVGPDHKVPDDAAVKSAAANGPFAHSDSDAVSIGDVPDNWWRLYDDPHIDELVQQALIANTDLRVAAANLKRSIAVYHEVEAENLPEAKFKASAERGQIAGEPLLHEEKIPAMNFGDIGFQVSYLIDFWGKLKRADEAALAAAQASHAALDQARVGVVAETVRAYVQGCTATHELHVAQHQLDLQERGVQLAQKLVDAGRGQPTDLLRAQAQADTLRSALPKYRAEQEGAAYRLAVMLGKPPMALDVQSVACEHVPALKQPLPVGDGTALLKRRPDVRQAERELASATAKIGVATADLFPQIRIGASAGFTGILDHLGQAPTAHWGWGPALSWTIPTSGTRARIHNTEYGAEGALAHFDGVVLKALRETQTALSAYTHELERNQSLRSARDKADEAARQNRVLWQAGRSPYLQSLDADRTLANTDAALAASDAQVAMDQINLFLALGGGWQNAPAIAVGGQ, encoded by the coding sequence GTGAAACGCTTTGCCCGTGCCACGCTGGCGGCGATGTTGCCGCTGGCGCTGGCCGCCTGCATGACCGTCGGCCCCGACCACAAGGTGCCCGACGACGCCGCCGTGAAGTCTGCCGCGGCCAATGGCCCGTTCGCGCACAGCGACAGCGACGCCGTGTCCATCGGCGACGTACCGGACAACTGGTGGCGCCTGTACGACGATCCCCATATCGACGAACTGGTGCAGCAGGCGCTCATCGCCAATACCGACCTGCGCGTGGCGGCGGCCAATCTCAAGCGGTCGATCGCGGTCTACCACGAGGTGGAAGCCGAGAACCTGCCGGAGGCCAAGTTCAAGGCCAGCGCCGAGCGCGGCCAGATTGCCGGCGAGCCGCTGCTGCATGAAGAGAAGATCCCGGCGATGAACTTCGGCGACATCGGTTTCCAGGTGTCGTACCTGATCGACTTCTGGGGCAAGCTCAAGCGCGCCGACGAAGCCGCGCTGGCGGCCGCCCAGGCCAGCCATGCCGCACTGGACCAGGCCCGCGTGGGCGTGGTGGCCGAGACCGTGCGTGCCTACGTGCAAGGATGCACGGCCACGCACGAACTGCACGTGGCCCAGCACCAGCTCGACCTGCAGGAACGCGGCGTGCAACTGGCGCAGAAGCTGGTCGATGCTGGTCGCGGCCAACCGACCGATCTGCTGCGCGCCCAGGCTCAGGCCGACACGTTGCGGTCGGCACTGCCGAAGTATCGTGCCGAGCAGGAAGGCGCCGCGTACCGCCTGGCCGTGATGCTGGGCAAGCCGCCCATGGCGCTGGATGTGCAGAGCGTCGCCTGCGAGCACGTGCCGGCGCTGAAGCAGCCGCTGCCCGTGGGCGACGGCACGGCGCTGCTCAAGCGTCGCCCCGACGTGCGGCAGGCCGAGCGGGAACTGGCTTCGGCCACGGCCAAGATCGGCGTGGCCACGGCCGACCTGTTCCCGCAGATCCGCATCGGCGCATCGGCGGGTTTCACCGGTATCCTGGATCACCTGGGCCAGGCGCCGACCGCGCACTGGGGCTGGGGTCCGGCGCTGTCGTGGACCATCCCGACCAGCGGCACGCGCGCGCGCATCCACAATACCGAATACGGTGCCGAAGGGGCGCTGGCGCATTTCGATGGCGTGGTGCTGAAGGCGCTGCGGGAAACGCAGACGGCGCTGTCGGCCTACACGCATGAGCTGGAGCGCAACCAGTCGCTGCGCTCGGCACGCGACAAGGCCGACGAGGCGGCGCGCCAGAACCGCGTGCTGTGGCAGGCCGGCCGGTCGCCGTACCTGCAGAGCCTGGATGCCGACCGCACGCTGGCCAACACCGACGCCGCCCTGGCCGCGTCCGACGCCCAGGTGGCCATGGACCAGATCAACCTGTTCCTGGCGCTGGGCGGCGGCTGGCAGAACGCGCCGGCCATCGCTGTAGGGGGACAATAA
- a CDS encoding helix-turn-helix transcriptional regulator yields METLRSTTPVLERQLLLQLGDRIKRLRKAKGLTTIEMARRVGVSRTTLTSVEAGDPTPSIGTYLRVMSVLGVAGDLAMLVSDTFQPAPPGSASANTRRATPQVQVFVRSDPDRHQAQDLQSLALHEEAVRLLRTNPELVDRVRATLAKWLANGPSRSESLWREWENIIAHNMWRKALGRTKRAQELRQASPLPTVLPDDVRQRVIFQVRALKKGGVLGDVAEALSAEGAR; encoded by the coding sequence ATGGAGACGTTACGCAGCACAACCCCCGTTCTCGAGCGCCAATTGCTTCTGCAGTTGGGTGATCGAATCAAACGCCTGCGCAAGGCGAAAGGCCTGACGACCATCGAGATGGCTCGACGAGTGGGGGTGTCGCGGACGACGCTCACTTCAGTCGAAGCTGGAGATCCGACTCCATCGATCGGAACCTACCTGCGCGTGATGTCGGTACTGGGCGTCGCTGGGGATCTCGCGATGTTGGTGTCGGATACGTTTCAGCCCGCACCGCCGGGCTCAGCCAGCGCGAACACTCGGCGCGCTACCCCGCAGGTTCAGGTCTTCGTTCGCTCTGATCCGGATCGGCATCAAGCTCAAGATCTGCAAAGCCTGGCACTACATGAGGAAGCGGTGCGGTTGCTACGCACCAACCCAGAGCTTGTAGATCGGGTAAGGGCGACGCTGGCTAAGTGGCTGGCCAATGGACCGAGTCGCTCCGAAAGCTTGTGGAGGGAATGGGAGAACATCATTGCCCATAACATGTGGCGGAAGGCGCTTGGGCGTACCAAGCGGGCTCAGGAGCTGAGGCAGGCGTCGCCGCTACCGACGGTGCTACCGGACGATGTGCGGCAACGCGTCATCTTTCAGGTTAGAGCGCTTAAAAAGGGGGGCGTTCTTGGGGATGTTGCCGAAGCCCTATCGGCTGAGGGGGCGCGATGA
- a CDS encoding AAA family ATPase, whose product MKYFVFAFSRAWSLCFGGRAKNGAIRSPSQFRNAYDIDIGFVLILGPVEQHEPRYQKEAARKALLASGASRNFRNIWYYYPEDFSRFRELVQSTWPGMDIERPELSDDGKFLLMFCPEERFPREICWSGYGFQVWCQMLTFIVKSSSASLLVIDEPDIYLHSDLQRQLVSLLRELGPDIVLATHSTEIIAECEPTSLLNINKRKSSASRVRDVSQLKRVFSALGSNLNPTLTQLAKTRRAVFVEGLDFQILAPLARTLGMQKLANRSDFAVIQTEGFNPRRAIDLAAGIEKTVGGKILRSVILDRDYRCDEEISEIERELKENGFYVHIHKRKEIENYLLTVKPLTLALQARLRERERRTGKFVGMLPNIEALLNANMEDVRHEVFAQLLARYSDFKKRTAGNLDSATVNAKLSREFEARWSQVEGREAMVPGKEILANLNRQLQESCGVTLSDGVIANQFSRETIPEDLLHLLDFLNQFGQMTAPD is encoded by the coding sequence ATGAAATATTTTGTATTTGCATTTTCCCGAGCGTGGTCTTTGTGTTTTGGTGGCCGAGCCAAAAATGGCGCTATTCGAAGTCCCAGTCAATTTCGAAATGCTTACGACATTGATATTGGATTTGTCCTGATTCTCGGCCCTGTGGAGCAGCACGAACCTCGGTATCAAAAAGAAGCCGCACGAAAGGCCTTACTCGCAAGCGGGGCGTCTCGTAATTTTCGAAATATTTGGTATTACTACCCAGAAGACTTTTCCCGATTTCGTGAATTAGTGCAATCAACTTGGCCAGGGATGGACATCGAACGGCCGGAATTGAGCGATGACGGTAAATTTCTGTTAATGTTTTGCCCCGAGGAACGATTTCCTCGCGAAATCTGCTGGTCTGGCTACGGCTTCCAAGTTTGGTGCCAAATGTTGACTTTTATCGTCAAATCATCCTCGGCCAGCCTCTTGGTCATTGATGAACCGGACATCTACCTCCACTCAGATCTTCAAAGACAGTTGGTCTCCTTGTTGCGGGAACTGGGCCCAGATATTGTCTTAGCAACTCACTCTACAGAGATTATCGCAGAATGCGAACCAACTAGTCTCTTAAACATCAACAAGCGAAAGAGTTCGGCTAGCCGAGTTCGAGATGTTTCTCAATTAAAGCGGGTTTTTTCAGCCCTAGGGTCGAACCTCAACCCGACCTTAACGCAGCTTGCAAAAACTCGGCGTGCCGTTTTCGTGGAAGGATTGGATTTTCAGATTCTTGCGCCATTAGCTCGAACGCTGGGAATGCAAAAACTCGCAAACCGCAGTGATTTTGCGGTGATCCAGACAGAAGGTTTCAATCCTCGAAGGGCAATTGATCTCGCTGCTGGCATCGAGAAGACAGTCGGAGGGAAGATTCTGCGGTCGGTAATTCTCGATCGCGACTATCGGTGCGACGAAGAAATATCCGAAATCGAGAGAGAGCTTAAAGAGAACGGATTTTACGTACACATACACAAGCGCAAAGAAATCGAAAACTACTTACTCACAGTCAAACCACTTACTCTAGCCCTTCAAGCTCGCCTGCGAGAGAGGGAGCGAAGAACGGGTAAATTTGTTGGCATGCTTCCGAATATTGAAGCTCTACTTAATGCGAATATGGAAGATGTACGCCACGAGGTTTTTGCGCAACTACTTGCTCGCTATTCTGACTTCAAGAAACGTACCGCAGGCAATCTAGATTCAGCGACCGTTAACGCAAAGCTATCTAGGGAATTTGAAGCTAGGTGGTCGCAGGTCGAGGGGCGCGAAGCCATGGTGCCTGGAAAGGAGATTCTTGCCAATCTTAACCGCCAATTGCAAGAATCCTGTGGGGTGACACTGAGCGATGGAGTTATCGCCAATCAATTCTCGCGAGAGACGATTCCCGAAGATTTGCTGCATTTACTCGATTTTCTAAATCAGTTCGGTCAAATGACGGCCCCAGATTAA
- the lpdA gene encoding dihydrolipoyl dehydrogenase — MTTIDVTVPNNGDLDQGATLLSWRVNVGEEVARDQILVEVETEKTVIEILSPTDGVLLSIDRAAGDLVRPNEVLGTMASAANSIAAADSISERDFSNVSLFPVNIEEASEGRFDVMVIGAGPGGYIAAIRAAQLGLNVACLEGNAYDDPKGEARLGGTCLNVGCIPSKALLASSEEFENASHHLADHGITVGDVKVDVAKMLKRKDDIVGKMTKGIEFLFRKNKVTLFKGYGKFAGKAAEGFQVEVNGETLTAKQVIIATGSKARHLPGIAVDNKLISDNEGALKFETVPKKLGVIGAGVIGLELGSVWRRLGADVTVLEALPAFLGAADEGVANEAQKLLTKQGLKFNLSVKVNEVKTGKDNVTVAYTDKDGKDQTLEVDRLIVSVGRVPNTDNLGLEAVGLGVDQRGVIEVDDHCQTKVPGIWAIGDVVRGPMLAHKAEAEGTAVAERIAGKKRLVDLNAIPSVIYTSPEIAWVGKTEAELIDQKRDYTTGSVLLKTNGRAQGIGSTDGFVSVYADARTGEILGVHIVAPNASDLIAEAALAMELQATAEELAHAVHPHPSLSECLKEAATLALDGVKGANASTPIPIDDRKL, encoded by the coding sequence ATGACAACAATCGACGTAACTGTCCCAAACAACGGCGACCTCGACCAGGGCGCAACCCTGCTTAGCTGGAGAGTCAACGTCGGCGAGGAAGTCGCCCGTGATCAGATTCTCGTCGAAGTGGAGACTGAGAAGACCGTCATCGAGATCCTTTCCCCAACCGACGGCGTTTTGCTGAGCATCGATCGGGCAGCCGGTGATCTTGTTAGGCCCAACGAAGTGCTCGGCACCATGGCGTCGGCTGCGAACTCTATCGCCGCCGCCGATTCAATTTCTGAACGTGATTTCTCCAACGTTTCGTTGTTCCCAGTGAACATCGAAGAAGCCAGCGAAGGGAGATTTGATGTAATGGTGATCGGCGCCGGCCCCGGCGGCTACATCGCGGCTATTCGTGCCGCCCAACTGGGTCTAAACGTGGCCTGCCTGGAAGGCAACGCCTATGACGATCCCAAGGGCGAAGCCCGCCTGGGCGGCACCTGCCTGAACGTGGGCTGCATCCCGTCCAAGGCGCTGCTGGCTTCGTCCGAAGAGTTCGAAAACGCCTCGCACCACCTGGCCGACCACGGCATCACCGTGGGTGACGTCAAGGTCGACGTGGCCAAGATGCTCAAGCGCAAGGACGACATCGTCGGCAAGATGACGAAGGGCATCGAGTTCCTGTTCCGCAAGAACAAGGTGACCCTGTTCAAGGGCTACGGCAAGTTCGCCGGCAAGGCAGCCGAAGGCTTCCAGGTCGAAGTGAACGGCGAAACGCTGACCGCCAAGCAGGTCATCATCGCCACGGGCTCGAAGGCCCGCCACCTGCCGGGCATCGCCGTCGACAACAAGCTGATCAGCGACAACGAAGGCGCGCTGAAGTTTGAGACGGTGCCGAAGAAGCTGGGCGTGATCGGCGCCGGCGTGATCGGCCTGGAGCTCGGTTCGGTGTGGCGCCGCCTGGGCGCCGACGTGACCGTGCTCGAAGCGCTGCCCGCATTCCTGGGCGCCGCCGACGAAGGCGTGGCCAACGAAGCCCAGAAGCTGCTGACCAAGCAGGGCCTGAAGTTCAACCTGAGCGTCAAGGTCAACGAAGTCAAGACCGGCAAGGACAACGTCACCGTTGCCTACACCGACAAGGACGGCAAGGACCAGACGCTGGAAGTCGATCGGCTGATCGTGTCAGTCGGCCGCGTGCCGAACACCGACAACCTGGGCCTGGAAGCGGTTGGCCTGGGCGTGGATCAGCGCGGCGTCATCGAAGTCGACGACCACTGCCAGACCAAGGTGCCTGGCATCTGGGCAATCGGCGACGTGGTGCGTGGCCCGATGCTGGCCCACAAGGCCGAAGCCGAGGGTACCGCCGTTGCGGAGCGTATTGCAGGGAAGAAGCGCCTCGTCGATCTGAACGCAATCCCCTCAGTAATCTATACCAGCCCCGAGATTGCGTGGGTCGGCAAGACAGAGGCAGAGCTCATCGATCAAAAGCGCGACTATACAACCGGCTCAGTGCTGTTGAAGACGAACGGCCGCGCGCAGGGCATCGGCTCTACCGATGGTTTCGTGAGTGTTTATGCCGACGCGAGGACTGGGGAGATCCTGGGTGTACACATCGTGGCACCAAATGCGTCTGATCTGATTGCAGAAGCAGCGCTCGCCATGGAACTGCAGGCCACTGCCGAAGAATTGGCGCACGCCGTCCATCCTCACCCGTCTCTGTCCGAATGCCTCAAGGAAGCGGCAACCTTGGCGCTCGATGGAGTAAAGGGTGCAAACGCCTCCACACCCATACCGATCGATGATCGCAAATTGTGA